From a region of the Solanum stenotomum isolate F172 chromosome 2, ASM1918654v1, whole genome shotgun sequence genome:
- the LOC125855421 gene encoding transcription factor HEC2-like encodes MDIDMLKSSAASEDQMEMMLMMQLEKFPDFYTGNCSELPMMEFSPQGSCNSNNNNNYNFQQIDQNSPNFLNIPSTISFTNSPPIHQNPNFLPNSGGFTSNSMNRSNMAAMREMIFRIAAMQPINIDPESVKPPKRRNVKISTDPQSVAARHRRERISERIRILQRLVPGGTKMDTASMLDEAIHYVKFLKNQVQSLERAGATRPTNGTAVTAAAAGLGFPVPMSLSGNYNLPVSSKNYHHQNIQQYADV; translated from the exons ATGGATATTGATATGCTTAAATCATCAGCAGCTTCTGAAGATCAAATGGAAATGATGCTCATGATGCAATTGGAGAAATTTCCTGACTTTTATACTG GTAACTGTTCCGAATTACCAATGATGGAGTTTAGTCCACAAGGAAGTTGCAAcagcaataacaacaacaactacaattTCCAACAAATTGATCAAAATTCACCTAATTTCCTCAACATACCTTCTACTATTTCATTCACAAACTCACCTCCAATTCATCAAAACCCTAATTTCTTACCCAATTCGGGTGGATTTACTTCGAATTCGATGAATCGAAGCAATATGGCAGCAATGAGGGAGATGATATTCAGAATTGCAGCAATGCAGCCAATTAACATCGATCCTGAATCTGTTAAACCACCAAAGAGAAGGAACGTGAAGATATCGACGGATCCACAGAGCGTTGCGGCGCGACACAGGAGAGAAAGGATAAGTGAAAGGATAAGAATATTACAGAGATTAGTACCAGGAGGAACAAAAATGGATACTGCATCAATGTTAGATGAAGCAATACATTAtgtgaaatttttgaaaaatcaagtgCAATCACTGGAAAGGGCAGGTGCAACTAGGCCAACTAATGGTACTGCTGTTACTGCTGCTGCTGCAGGATTAGGATTCCCTGTACCAATGTCTTTGAGTGGGAATTATAATTTGCCTGTGAGTTCAAAAAattatcatcatcaaaatattcaacaatatgcagatgtttaa
- the LOC125855415 gene encoding protein ROOT INITIATION DEFECTIVE 3: MTEPELVIASSPTDAGIGCWDLHTGAEHLRYRTCSSPSHGLTCVGGRFLASSQLRETKSSSGSILYWSWNKPQVEVKSFPAEPINPLVSNSEGTYIAGGGASGEIYLWQVATGKLLKKWHAHYRAVTCLLFNDDQSLLISGSEDGSVRVWSLIMVFDDLLRGKGRQPYEFSFSEHSLKVTDVVIGYGGANAIIVSASEDRTCKVWSLSRGKLLRNIVFPSIIDAIALDPGEDVFYAGGRDGKIYIAALNAVADPNNNYGLHILGFLSEQSKAITCLALSTDGSLLISGSEDGMVRVWNTKNHNITRIFRHAKGPINNVVVVRQSSLMSNRGTVNSQMPSVKRHGVSLPPPLEKCANSADENDYKAVIGPRIDPDRSVEASYISIQSLSNQILELQRQGSSAAAEMEIERLKLDRSRSMQMIQQWETKFQSLHQFCVTELLDGEKAGNA, from the exons ATGACGGAGCCGGAATTGGTAATCGCTTCATCGCCGACCGACGCCGGTATTGGCTGTTGGGACCTCCATACCGGCGCTGAGCACCTCCGTTATCGAACTTGCTCCTCCCCTTCCCACGGCCTTACCTGCGTCGGCGGCCGCTTTCTCGCCTCCTCTCAACTCCGTGAAACTAAATCTTCCTCAGGCTCTATCCTTTACTGGTCCTGGAACAag CCTCAAGTGGAAGTTAAAAGCTTCCCAGCGGAACCTATAAATCCACTTGTTTCCAACAGTGAGGGAACTTATATAGCCGGAGGAGGTGCATCTGGCGAAATTTACTTGTGGCAG gTTGCTACTGGTAAACTACTTAAGAAGTGGCATGCTCACTATAGGGCGGTTACTTGCTTGTTATTCAATGATGATCAATCACTTCTGATTTCTGGTTCAGAAGATGGATCAGTTCGAGTTTGGTCTCTTATAAT GGTATTTGATGACTTGTTGAGAGGGAAAGGAAGACAACcttatgagtttagtttctcAGAGCATTCTTTGAAGGTGACTGATGTTGTGATTGGGTACGGCGGAGCTAATGCAATTATTGTTTCTGCTTCAGAAGATAGAACTTGCAAG GTTTGGAGTCTTTCTAGGGGAAAATTGTTGAGAAacattgtgtttccatcaataATTGACGCAATTGCATTAGACCCCGGAGAAGATGTCTTCTATGCTGGTGGTAGAGATGGGAAAATATACATAGCTGCACTAAATGCTGTTGCAGACCCCAACAATAATTATGGACTGCACATTCTTGGGTTTCTCTCTGAGCAAAG CAAGGCTATTACATGCTTAGCATTAAGCACGGATGGCAGCTTGCTAATTTCTGGATCAGAGGATGGCATGGTTCGAGTGTGGAACACCAAAAACCATAACATCACCCGAATTTTTAGGCATGCAAAAG GTCCAATTAACAATGTTGTAGTTGTTAGACAATCATCTCTTATGAGTAACAGAGGAACTGTGAATTCCCAAATGCCTTCCGTTAAGAGACACGGGGTATCATTACCTCCACCATTGGAAAAGTGTGCTAATTCAGCAGATGAAAATGACTATAAGGCAGTAATTGGTCCCCGGATCGATCCTGATAGATCTGTTGAAGCTTCATATATCAGTATTCAGTCCCTAAGTAATCAAATCTTAGAACTTCAG AGACAAGGGTCTTCTGCTGCTGCTGAAATGGAGATCGAAAGGCTAAAACTCGACCGCAGCAGGTCCATGCAAATGATTCAGCAGTGGGAAACAAAGTTTCAAAGTCTACATCAGTTTTGTGTAACCGAGCTATTGGATGGGGAAAAAGCTGGAAATGCTTAG